The stretch of DNA CGCGGAACAACCATTGTTCGGCCAATTGATGGTCAAATTGCGAATAGAGCCGATGCAGTCGTCGAAAGAGCAGACTCAAATAGTTTGATGAAATCAGCCCTGCATAACGCCACGAACCGACAGCATCCAGCGGGTGAGCCGAAGTCTCATTGGCTGAAGCATCGATTGGTAAAGCTGACATCGAAATCAGCGTCGCACGCTTAAGTTCGAACCCCGATGCCTGTCCGAAACCTTTCATCGTGGCCATGGTTCCGGCAATCGCACCGTGACCTGCCTGGGCTCCCATGGTTCCGCATGCCGCAATTAAGCCTCGCCGCATGAACTGACCTGTATGACGCCCGGTCTTTCCTGCGACCAGGATCTCTCCTCCTTGCATACCAGCCATGGCTCCATACCGTGGCCCACCCAATCGATCACCAGCATTGCCATGAACAAAGAACTGTCCACCTTTCATGGCCGCGCCGCAGTCAGATCCACAATCGCCATGAATGAAGATTCTGCCACCAGACATCTCTGAGCCAATGAAACTGCCACAGTGACTGCGAATAACGAGATCGCCTTGCGACCATTGATGACCCAATCCATCACATCGGCTCAGGTCGCCGAGCATTTCGATCGAGTCGTGATCACCTGCTTCACAAGCGAGCCATTCCCGGGCTGCGGAGCGGCGATTCCCTTCGTAAACGGGCAACTGCATCACGTCAGTCGTGGTCATGCCAGTTCTTAACTCAGCAAAGAATCGTGAAAAATCCAATGCGAGGGCAGGTTGTTGAACAAGAGTCAGCTTCATCAAAATGCACCATGGCGAATGCTGCTGAAATGAAACATGCACACCAGGCGTGGTGATTTTTGGCAACAGGCTGGTATGCAGTTCATCATTTAAAAGACCGGCTCAGAGTTTTGAATTCCCTATCGAACACACATTAAACCTCTCAATTCGCGAGATTTCGCCCTCTGGTTGAGAGCAATTCTTGCAGTGTTGAAAGGTAACTCAACGAATACAGTTTGGCCAGAATTCCGGTACACCCCTTGCAATCTCCCCTATTGAACCTTGTGTCGTGGAGATTAAGCAACATGTATCACGTGATTCCTGTCACCGAACTCGAACATCTGGAACCTTTCCGCGAGGCCTGGACTCGGCTTGTACAAGAGGATCCGCGGGCACAGTTCACGCAGTCTCTGGAGTGGCTCGAGAGTTACTGGAAATGCTTTGGCCACGATAAGTTTCTCGAATGCCATGTCGTCATGTTCGGTGATGAACCCGTTGGGTTTGCACCGTTGATCCTTAAGAATGTACCCACTCACTGGGGAAATGTCCGATTATTGACATGGCCGCTGGATAGCTGGGGGGTCGGATATCGACCGATTGGCAGGAATATCACCAGCACGCTCTTCCCCACATTTCGAGCTCTCCACGGGTCGAATGATTTCGATATTCTCGACTTGCGGTATCTCCCGGATGATCTCGGAATGTTGGATCGATGCCTGAGTGCCTGCCGACTGGCCCGCACACCAGTCAGTCATACTCGCTGGCAAAGATTTGCCTCATTCTCAACCGATTGTTACCAATACTGGGCGACCTATATTCATCGCGATCTTGAAATCATCGAAGTCAGTCGAGTGGCCCACGATTCATTGCAAATCGAGCGGCATCGTCCGGAAGAATTCACACTGGCTACCCGTCAGCTTTGGGAACGTGCTGAGGGCCACTTTGAGGATTCACTCGCTCCATACTTGAGAGGTTGTGTCGAGGGGGCTGCCAAGCTGGGGATGCTGGATCTCGCAGTGGCCACCAGAGGTGAACTGATTGAGGCCGTAGTGATCGGTCATCATCACGGAGGCCGATATGAAGTGCTCGCAATTTCTCCTGCACGATCAGCCAGCCAGCAGGCTGCCAGATCATGGCTTTTGGGGAAAATTCTGCTGGAGCTTCCCGAATATGGGGACGATACAGCTCTCTTTCGTGAGGAATACCTCTCCAGCGTCGGGAATTGGGGAGCCAGAATCGGCTGGACGAGTCGCTTGACGAACTTTCGAAGCCCCCGTTTCTCGACACATCTGCTTAAACTCAGCCGTCAATGGCTGGGTGCTCCAGCACCCGCCAAGCGTCGCACCATTCGACGAATCGATATGGAGCAGCCAGCGACGCCACTGCGTATTCATCAGGTCGATGCACTTTGAGGAACGATTGACGATCTGCCTAATGACGGAAGTGACGACGGCCCGTAAAGATCATGGCAATGCCATATTCATTGCAGGCTTCAATGACCTCTTCGTCTCGCTTGGAGCCGCCTGGCTGAATGATGGCCGAAATCCCGGCATGATGCAGTTGATCGACCCCATCGCGGAAAGGGAAGAAGGCATCAGAGGCCGCGACCGAACCTCGTGATCGATCGGCTGCTTTTTCGCAGGCAATTCGGGCTGAATCGAGGCGACTCATCTGGCCAGCTCCCACTCCGACACTGGCTCCATTTTTGGCGAGCAGAATCGCATTGCTTTTCACATGTTTGCAGACGGCCCAGGCGAACTCCAGATCTGCCCGTTCGATCGCAGTGGGTGTTCTTGATGTCACTACACGCCACTCATGAGTTTGTTCAGGCCGGTCATCCTGCTCTTGAACCAGCAGACCTCCCGTGATCTTGCGGTACTCCAGTTGCCGTGGACGTGAATCAATCAGAGCCGGGCTCTTCAAGAGGCGAACACTGTGTCGCCA from Planctopirus ephydatiae encodes:
- a CDS encoding GNAT family N-acetyltransferase, encoding MYHVIPVTELEHLEPFREAWTRLVQEDPRAQFTQSLEWLESYWKCFGHDKFLECHVVMFGDEPVGFAPLILKNVPTHWGNVRLLTWPLDSWGVGYRPIGRNITSTLFPTFRALHGSNDFDILDLRYLPDDLGMLDRCLSACRLARTPVSHTRWQRFASFSTDCYQYWATYIHRDLEIIEVSRVAHDSLQIERHRPEEFTLATRQLWERAEGHFEDSLAPYLRGCVEGAAKLGMLDLAVATRGELIEAVVIGHHHGGRYEVLAISPARSASQQAARSWLLGKILLELPEYGDDTALFREEYLSSVGNWGARIGWTSRLTNFRSPRFSTHLLKLSRQWLGAPAPAKRRTIRRIDMEQPATPLRIHQVDAL
- a CDS encoding formylmethanofuran dehydrogenase subunit C; translated protein: MKLTLVQQPALALDFSRFFAELRTGMTTTDVMQLPVYEGNRRSAAREWLACEAGDHDSIEMLGDLSRCDGLGHQWSQGDLVIRSHCGSFIGSEMSGGRIFIHGDCGSDCGAAMKGGQFFVHGNAGDRLGGPRYGAMAGMQGGEILVAGKTGRHTGQFMRRGLIAACGTMGAQAGHGAIAGTMATMKGFGQASGFELKRATLISMSALPIDASANETSAHPLDAVGSWRYAGLISSNYLSLLFRRLHRLYSQFDHQLAEQWLFREQKPPMFDRYLGDQRSIGRGEWLIARQT